A stretch of Mya arenaria isolate MELC-2E11 chromosome 14, ASM2691426v1 DNA encodes these proteins:
- the LOC128216369 gene encoding uncharacterized protein LOC128216369, with translation MATADGSDDILSNKDGDLNCEPCLSDGRTRTVEGFCMECDEYLCQSCLDTHRILRVTKPHHVKRGEDIPRKKPNKLARYPAESSCHVHTDSKITSFCKSHKQLCCDQCVILGHKVCTDVKSIGDYSKEFVNSEDYKTAVQMLKNLQSAYTAKKKEANMNLEEVDLYYHNAMETFKVELDKIKMSDIRTLKAVVSTYDSVLGQLGSWSESIDTYKNKNQDNELAILVLRSIRDVDTIKDNIQKLCSDGSIVRYGFVPDKTSLLRLVKAPFLVRTITIKLENDENTCNITDIALLRDYLVLFADFDNLKLKLFDTGNSTLVSNVKLQNNPRRISVTEHGEAFVTYNGQPKLLHLKSPATDLTTFREINVDGKCYAVECFNKTLKVQCLNPAKTIEVDEDGKQTRVIRNDLSKETTENGEQFVSFPQWSTQDPATGSMYVSCSSKDSITEIKSDGNVKLLVKSDKLNYPHDLCMDIDGSIIVCSYGSNDVFRVKRNGDIQSVLPQPLDFNPKAVALDKRTKRLYIGGNSDKLFEFQI, from the coding sequence ATGGCGACCGCGGATGGCTcagatgatattttgtcaaacaaagACGGCGACCTAAATTGTGAACCGTGCTTAAGTGATGGACGGACACGAACTGTTGAAGGTTTCTGCATGGAGTGTGATGAATATCTGTGTCAGTCATGTCTGGATACGCACAGGATACTACGTGTGACAAAACCCCACCATGTTAAAAGAGGAGAAGACATACCAAGAAAGAAGCCAAATAAACTAGCTCGGTATCCCGCTGAAAGCAGCTGTCATGTACACACTGACAGTAAAATAACGTCGTTCTGTAAATCGCACAAGCAATTATGTTGTGACCAGTGTGTGATTCTGGGGCATAAAGTTTGCACTGATGTAAAGTCAATCGGCGATTATTCCAAAGAATTCGTGAACAGCGAAGACTATAAAACGGCTGTTCAGATGCTTAAGAATTTACAATCAGCATACACCGCGAAAAAGAAAGAGGCAAACATGAATCTTGAGGAAGTTGACCTTTATTACCATAATGCAATGGAGACGTTCAAAGTAGAACTTGACAAAATCAAGATGTCAGATATAAGAACTTTAAAGGCTGTGGTCTCTACATATGACAGTGTTCTTGGTCAGCTTGGTTCCTGGTCCGAAAGTATCGACacgtataaaaacaaaaatcaggACAATGAACTCGCCATCTTGGTGTTGCGGTCCATAAGAGATGTAGATACGATCAAAGATAATATTCAAAAGTTATGTAGCGACGGCAGTATTGTCAGATATGGCTTCGTGCCAGATAAAACATCACTGCTTCGTCTAGTCAAAGCGCCCTTTCTTGTTCGGACGATTACTATCAAACTTGAAAATGACGAAAACACATGTAACATCACAGACATTGCGTTGTTACGAGATTACCTGGTCTTATTTGCGGACTTCGATAATTTAAAACTAAAGTTATTCGATACTGGTAATTCTACTCTTGTTTCAAATGTCAAATTACAAAATAACCCAAGGCGGATCTCAGTAACAGAGCACGGTGAAGCATTCGTGACATATAATGGCCAACCTAAACTTCTCCACCTGAAGTCTCCAGCGACAGACCTCACCACTTTTCGGGAGATAAACGTAGACGGGAAATGTTACGCCGttgaatgttttaacaaaaccCTGAAAGTCCAGTGTTTGAACCCGGCCAAAACTATTGAAGTAGACGAAGATGGAAAACAAACCAGGGTTATcagaaatgacttaagtaagGAAACCACAGAAAATGGAGAACAGTTTGTTTCATTCCCACAATGGTCAACACAAGATCCAGCAACTGGGTCGATGTACGTTTCATGTAGTAGCAAAGATTCAATAACAGAAATCAAAAGTGACGGTAATGTTAAGTTACTTGTGAAGTCAGACAAGCTGAATTATCCTCATGACCTGTGCATGGATATTGATGGTTCAATCATCGTGTGTAGCTACGGTAGCAATGATGTTTTTAGGGTGAAGAGGAATGGAGACATCCAGAGTGTTTTACCCCAACCTCTGGACTTTAACCCTAAGGCAGTGGCTCTTGATAAACGTACAAAGCGATTGTATATCGGTGGAAATTCTGATAAACTTTTTGAGTTCCAAATCTAA